The following proteins come from a genomic window of Verrucomicrobium sp.:
- the rpsL gene encoding 30S ribosomal protein S12 has translation MPTINQLVRKGRRKIRNKTKAPALKNSPQRRGVCVQVMTRTPKKPNSALRKVAKVRLTNGQEVIAYIPGEGHNLQEHSIVLVRGGRVKDLPGVRYHIVRGTLDATGAVGPSSTNKVNRNVSRSKYGVKKPKAGAAAAAAKK, from the coding sequence ATGCCGACTATTAACCAGTTAGTGCGCAAGGGCCGCCGGAAGATCCGCAACAAAACCAAGGCCCCGGCGCTGAAGAACAGCCCGCAGCGGCGCGGTGTTTGCGTGCAGGTCATGACCCGTACGCCTAAGAAGCCGAACTCGGCGCTGCGTAAAGTCGCCAAGGTTCGCCTCACCAACGGGCAGGAAGTCATCGCCTACATCCCCGGCGAAGGCCACAACCTCCAGGAGCACTCCATCGTCCTGGTCCGCGGCGGCCGCGTGAAGGACTTGCCCGGCGTTCGCTACCACATCGTCCGCGGCACCCTCGACGCCACCGGCGCCGTCGGGCCCAGCAGCACCAACAAGGTCAACCGCAACGTCAGCCGTTCCAAATACGGCGTGAAGAAGCCGAAGGCCGGCGCCGCCGCCGCTGCCGCGAAGAAGTAA
- the rpsG gene encoding 30S ribosomal protein S7 — protein MARRRRAQKREIIPDAKFESTMVTCLITTVMQSGKRATAERIVYGAIDSINENNKDSNPLDILKRAIDNVKPKLEVKSRRVGGATYQVPMEVPPERQLALAMRWLVGFAQKRRGTSMLKALASELKDASNAQGNAIKKRDDVHKMAQANRAFAHLRF, from the coding sequence ATGGCTAGACGTCGCCGCGCCCAGAAGCGCGAAATCATTCCCGATGCCAAGTTCGAATCGACCATGGTCACCTGCCTCATCACCACCGTGATGCAGAGCGGCAAGCGCGCCACCGCGGAGCGCATCGTCTATGGCGCCATCGACTCCATCAACGAAAACAACAAGGACAGCAATCCGCTGGACATCCTCAAGCGCGCGATCGACAACGTGAAGCCGAAGCTCGAGGTCAAGTCCCGCCGCGTCGGCGGCGCCACCTACCAGGTGCCCATGGAAGTCCCGCCCGAGCGCCAGCTCGCGCTGGCCATGCGCTGGCTCGTCGGTTTCGCCCAGAAGCGCCGCGGCACCTCCATGCTCAAGGCCTTGGCCTCCGAGCTGAAGGACGCCTCCAACGCCCAGGGCAACGCCATCAAGAAGCGCGACGACGTGCACAAGATGGCGCAGGCCAATCGTGCCTTCGCCCACCTCCGCTTCTAG
- the fusA gene encoding elongation factor G — protein MSAVAETKKSPNSPNRPFPMERTRNFGICAHIDAGKTTLTERILFYTGAVHKMGEVHEGTTVTDWMEQERERGITITSAATTCFWPQRKEEGISKVFEGQKFRINIIDTPGHVDFTAEVERSLRVLDGAVAVFCGVAGVQPQSETVWRQATKYGVPRIAFVNKMDRVGANFENAVNEMREKLGANAWPILLPWGKEDQLHGQIDIINQRAVRYLDNDRFGSTYELVEIPDDLKANAKQALEDLIGAIADKDEKIGEMFLEEKVPTAMEIKQALRRLVIANQIVPVVGGSAFKNKGVQFLVDAVVDYLPGPLDKEAAKGHNPDDSSEVLAPADDNSKFCSLAFKLWTDPFVGKLVFFRVYSGQLNKGDTVYNPRTNKTERISRIVQIQADKREDIETVYAGDIAALVGVKNIKTGDTLADPDYSIQLEPPSFPEPVISMAVEPKTKADREKMAEGLQRLMEEDPTFFVSTNEETGQTIIAGMGELHLDIICDRLKREFNVQTNAGAPQIAYRETILKQAGGEGKLVKQSGGRGQYGHVVLEVIPNERGKGIEVESKVVGGNIPKEYIPACKKGVEEALLNGIVNSSPVIDVKVNILDGSYHEVDSNELAFKMAAIFALKNALEKANSILLEPIMKVEVSTPDEYQGDILGDLNRRRGKIMNVETKGNSSLVHSEVPLSEMFGYVNNIRSMSKGRAAYSMEPSHFEQVPAQILAQIKEQKKS, from the coding sequence ATGTCCGCCGTCGCTGAAACCAAGAAAAGCCCTAATTCCCCGAACCGCCCCTTCCCCATGGAGCGGACGCGGAACTTCGGCATTTGCGCGCACATCGACGCGGGCAAGACCACGCTGACCGAGCGTATCCTCTTCTACACCGGCGCCGTCCATAAGATGGGCGAGGTGCACGAAGGCACCACCGTCACCGACTGGATGGAGCAGGAGCGCGAGCGCGGCATCACCATCACCTCCGCCGCCACCACCTGCTTCTGGCCCCAGCGCAAGGAAGAGGGCATCTCCAAAGTCTTCGAAGGCCAGAAATTCCGCATCAACATCATCGACACCCCGGGACACGTCGACTTCACCGCCGAAGTGGAGCGCTCCCTGCGCGTCCTGGACGGCGCCGTCGCCGTATTCTGCGGCGTCGCGGGCGTCCAGCCTCAGTCTGAGACCGTCTGGCGCCAGGCCACCAAATACGGCGTCCCCCGCATCGCGTTCGTCAACAAGATGGACCGCGTCGGCGCCAATTTTGAGAACGCCGTCAACGAAATGCGCGAGAAGCTCGGCGCCAACGCCTGGCCCATCCTCCTGCCCTGGGGCAAAGAAGACCAGCTCCACGGCCAGATCGACATCATCAACCAGCGCGCCGTCCGCTACCTGGACAACGACCGCTTCGGCTCCACCTACGAGCTGGTCGAAATTCCCGACGACCTGAAGGCCAACGCCAAGCAGGCCCTGGAAGACCTCATCGGCGCCATCGCCGACAAGGACGAAAAGATCGGTGAAATGTTCCTCGAGGAAAAAGTCCCCACCGCGATGGAGATCAAGCAGGCCCTCCGCCGCCTTGTCATCGCCAACCAGATCGTCCCCGTCGTCGGCGGCTCCGCCTTCAAGAACAAGGGCGTCCAGTTCCTCGTCGACGCCGTCGTCGACTACCTGCCCGGCCCCCTCGACAAGGAAGCCGCCAAGGGCCACAACCCGGACGACAGCAGCGAAGTCCTGGCCCCCGCCGACGACAACTCCAAGTTCTGTTCCCTGGCCTTCAAGCTCTGGACCGACCCCTTCGTCGGCAAGCTCGTCTTCTTCCGCGTCTACTCCGGCCAGCTCAACAAGGGCGACACCGTCTACAACCCGCGCACCAACAAGACCGAGCGCATCAGCCGCATCGTCCAGATCCAGGCCGACAAGCGCGAAGACATCGAGACCGTCTACGCGGGCGACATCGCCGCCCTCGTCGGCGTGAAGAACATCAAGACCGGCGACACCCTCGCCGATCCCGACTACAGCATCCAGCTCGAGCCGCCCTCCTTCCCTGAGCCCGTCATCTCCATGGCCGTCGAGCCCAAGACCAAGGCCGACCGCGAGAAGATGGCCGAAGGCCTCCAGCGCCTGATGGAAGAGGACCCCACCTTCTTCGTCTCCACCAACGAAGAGACCGGCCAGACCATCATCGCCGGCATGGGCGAGCTGCACCTCGACATCATCTGCGACCGCCTCAAGCGCGAATTCAACGTCCAGACCAACGCCGGCGCCCCCCAGATCGCCTATCGCGAGACCATCCTCAAGCAGGCCGGCGGCGAGGGGAAGCTGGTCAAGCAGTCCGGCGGCCGCGGCCAATACGGCCACGTCGTCCTCGAAGTCATCCCCAACGAGCGGGGCAAGGGCATCGAAGTCGAGAGCAAGGTCGTCGGCGGCAACATTCCGAAGGAGTACATCCCCGCCTGTAAGAAAGGCGTCGAGGAAGCCCTCCTCAACGGCATCGTCAACAGCAGCCCCGTCATCGACGTCAAGGTCAACATCCTCGACGGCAGCTACCACGAGGTCGACTCCAACGAGTTGGCCTTCAAGATGGCCGCCATCTTCGCGCTCAAGAACGCCCTGGAAAAGGCCAACTCCATCCTCCTGGAGCCGATCATGAAGGTCGAAGTCTCCACCCCGGACGAGTATCAGGGCGACATCCTCGGCGACTTGAACCGCCGCCGCGGCAAGATCATGAACGTCGAAACCAAGGGCAACAGCTCCCTGGTCCACTCCGAAGTGCCCCTCTCGGAAATGTTCGGCTACGTCAACAACATCCGTTCCATGTCGAAAGGCCGCGCGGCCTACTCCATGGAGCCGTCCCACTTTGAGCAGGTCCCGGCGCAAATCCTGGCCCAGATCAAGGAACAGAAGAAGAGTTAA
- the rpsJ gene encoding 30S ribosomal protein S10, protein MAATKIRIRLKSFDYRLLDRAAVEIADTASRSGSAVAGPIPLPTKIEKFTVNRSPHVDKKSMDQFEIRTHKRLLDIVEPTSKTVDELKKLNLPAGVDIIIKIEN, encoded by the coding sequence ATGGCAGCTACCAAGATTCGCATCCGCCTGAAAAGCTTCGACTACCGGCTCCTCGACCGCGCCGCAGTGGAGATCGCCGACACGGCCAGCCGCAGCGGCTCCGCCGTTGCCGGTCCCATCCCGCTCCCGACCAAAATCGAGAAGTTCACCGTGAACCGCTCGCCCCACGTCGACAAGAAGAGCATGGACCAATTCGAGATCCGCACCCACAAGCGCCTCCTGGACATCGTCGAGCCCACCTCCAAGACCGTCGATGAGCTCAAGAAGCTCAACCTGCCGGCCGGCGTCGACATCATCATCAAAATCGAAAACTAA
- the rplC gene encoding 50S ribosomal protein L3 has product MSVGILGKKIGMTRVYDEAGIATTVTVIEAAPNTVLQVKSLEKDKYQAVQVGFSDQKEHRVSKPLLGHFKKASATPKRFVREFRTTDALNVGDAVKVDIFKVGQIVDVIAISKGKGFQGPMKKHNFSGQGAAHGSKTHRRNGAVGQRSTPGRIFKNMGMAGHMGDERKTVQNLRVLQVRPDDNTLLVTGSVPGARGNLVVVRTAIKGQPKPKQVQASKPTNPMKESKKK; this is encoded by the coding sequence ATGAGCGTCGGTATTTTAGGCAAGAAAATCGGCATGACCCGCGTCTACGACGAGGCGGGCATCGCCACCACCGTGACCGTCATTGAGGCGGCCCCCAACACCGTCCTCCAGGTGAAAAGCCTGGAAAAGGACAAGTACCAGGCCGTCCAGGTCGGCTTCTCCGACCAGAAGGAACACCGCGTTTCCAAGCCCCTCCTGGGCCACTTCAAGAAGGCCAGCGCCACCCCCAAGCGCTTCGTCCGCGAGTTCCGCACCACCGACGCCCTGAACGTCGGTGACGCCGTCAAGGTCGACATCTTCAAGGTCGGCCAGATCGTCGACGTCATCGCGATCTCCAAGGGCAAGGGCTTCCAGGGCCCCATGAAGAAGCACAACTTCTCCGGCCAGGGCGCCGCACACGGTTCCAAGACCCACCGCCGTAACGGCGCCGTTGGTCAGCGTTCCACTCCCGGCCGCATCTTCAAGAACATGGGCATGGCCGGCCACATGGGCGACGAGCGCAAAACCGTGCAGAACCTCCGCGTCCTGCAGGTCCGTCCCGATGACAACACCCTGTTGGTCACCGGCTCCGTCCCCGGCGCCCGCGGCAACCTCGTGGTCGTCCGCACCGCCATCAAGGGCCAGCCCAAGCCCAAGCAGGTTCAGGCCTCCAAGCCGACGAACCCGATGAAGGAATCGAAAAAGAAGTAA
- the rplD gene encoding 50S ribosomal protein L4, whose translation MKATPLSLEQASKLLKVELISNGIGTQALHETVVAYRANRRSGTRGTKTKATVSKSGKKPWRQKGTGRARAGYASSPVWRGGGVVFGPQPRDFSKITPRKVKQLALKKALSERVKSQSLLLVDTLTLAAPKTKDLVALLDGYQVDGTALLVLEKADQNVYLAARNHASLEAVTADQVNAEDLLRYDSVVVTQGALDKISARLQAAAKQS comes from the coding sequence ATGAAAGCGACCCCCTTATCCCTCGAGCAGGCCTCCAAGCTCCTCAAGGTCGAACTCATCTCCAACGGCATCGGCACCCAGGCCCTGCACGAAACGGTTGTGGCCTACCGCGCCAACCGCCGTTCCGGCACCCGCGGCACCAAGACCAAAGCCACCGTCAGCAAATCCGGCAAGAAGCCCTGGCGCCAGAAAGGCACCGGCCGCGCCCGCGCCGGCTACGCCTCCTCCCCCGTGTGGCGCGGCGGCGGCGTCGTCTTCGGCCCGCAGCCCCGTGACTTCTCCAAGATCACCCCGCGCAAGGTCAAGCAGCTGGCCCTCAAAAAGGCCCTTTCCGAGCGCGTCAAGTCACAGAGCCTCCTGCTCGTCGACACCCTGACCCTGGCCGCCCCGAAGACCAAGGACCTCGTCGCCCTCCTGGACGGTTACCAGGTTGACGGCACCGCCCTCCTGGTCCTGGAAAAGGCCGACCAGAACGTCTACCTGGCCGCCCGCAACCACGCCTCCCTGGAAGCCGTCACCGCCGACCAGGTCAACGCCGAAGACCTCCTCCGTTACGACAGCGTCGTCGTCACGCAGGGCGCCCTCGACAAGATCTCGGCCCGCCTCCAGGCGGCCGCCAAACAGAGCTAA
- the rplW gene encoding 50S ribosomal protein L23, translated as MRDPYDIIKTARVTEKATALGERGNQYVFEVCRKATKIEIKYAIQRIFNKTVTNVNTLNVRGKLKRTRLGKLTTTSAKKKAVVTLKAGEKIELV; from the coding sequence ATGCGCGATCCCTACGACATCATCAAGACCGCCCGCGTCACCGAGAAGGCCACCGCCCTCGGCGAGCGCGGCAACCAATACGTTTTCGAAGTCTGCCGCAAGGCGACCAAGATCGAAATCAAGTACGCCATCCAGCGTATCTTCAACAAGACCGTCACCAACGTGAACACCCTGAACGTGCGCGGCAAGCTCAAGCGCACCCGTCTGGGCAAGCTCACCACCACCTCGGCCAAGAAAAAGGCCGTCGTGACCCTCAAGGCTGGCGAAAAGATCGAACTGGTCTAA
- the rplB gene encoding 50S ribosomal protein L2 codes for MAIKSFRPLTPSLRFTQLDDFADITKSKPERSLTEPRRKSGGRNNNGRLTSRHRGGGHKQRYRIIDFKRSKHGVTAVVEAIEYDPIRTSRIALLKYQDGEKRYIIAPNGLEVGAKIVSGPEVEPAVGNSLPIDKIPLGLPIHNIEVIPGRGGQLVRSAGGSATVMAIDAGYANIRLPSGEIRKIFAGCYATVGQVGNLEHFNQSLGKAGRTRWLGIRPTVRGMVMNPVDHPNGGGQGKSKGGGGRQQLKSPWGQYAKGLKTRARYKPSNKFIVERRKKK; via the coding sequence ATGGCCATCAAGTCCTTCCGTCCCCTGACGCCGTCCCTGCGTTTCACGCAGCTCGACGACTTCGCCGACATCACCAAGAGCAAGCCGGAGCGCTCCCTCACGGAGCCCCGCCGCAAGAGCGGCGGCCGTAACAACAACGGCCGCCTGACCTCCCGCCACCGTGGCGGCGGTCACAAGCAGCGCTACCGGATCATCGACTTCAAGCGCAGCAAGCACGGCGTCACCGCCGTCGTCGAGGCGATCGAATACGATCCGATCCGCACCTCCCGCATCGCCCTCCTGAAGTACCAGGACGGGGAAAAGCGCTACATCATCGCCCCCAACGGACTGGAAGTCGGCGCCAAGATCGTCAGCGGTCCGGAAGTTGAGCCCGCCGTCGGCAACTCCCTGCCCATCGACAAGATTCCCCTGGGCCTCCCGATCCACAACATCGAGGTGATCCCCGGCCGCGGCGGCCAGCTGGTCCGCTCCGCGGGCGGCAGCGCCACCGTCATGGCCATCGACGCCGGCTACGCCAACATCCGCCTGCCGTCGGGGGAGATCCGCAAGATCTTCGCCGGCTGCTACGCCACCGTCGGCCAGGTCGGCAACCTGGAGCACTTCAACCAGTCCCTGGGCAAGGCCGGCCGCACCCGCTGGCTGGGCATCCGTCCCACCGTCCGCGGCATGGTTATGAACCCCGTCGACCACCCCAACGGTGGCGGCCAGGGCAAGAGCAAGGGCGGCGGCGGACGCCAGCAGCTCAAGAGCCCGTGGGGCCAGTACGCCAAGGGCCTCAAGACCCGCGCGCGCTACAAGCCGAGCAACAAGTTCATCGTCGAGCGCCGCAAGAAGAAATAG